The candidate division WOR-3 bacterium genome window below encodes:
- a CDS encoding ATP-binding protein, with protein MKEIVVISGKGGTGKTSLSASFAALSDNFVIADCDVDAADLHLVLKPDKIDSHRFISGNVAVIDKLRCEKCGKCLELCKFDAIKVDPYSMEYSVDSSSCEGCGVCARFCPFDAIDFPERDCGEWYLSSVKGGKMVHARLNAGAENSGKLVSLVRKVARKEAQKMGSEIVIVDGPPGISCPVIASVTGADAVLAVTEPTISGESDLIRVADLVRHFKIPLFICVNKWDINQEKSMAIESYSAKTGAFFCGKIPYDKKVVEAQIKGLTVVEMRDSYAGEEIKKIWEILCRQIL; from the coding sequence ATGAAAGAAATAGTTGTCATAAGCGGCAAAGGCGGAACCGGAAAGACAAGTCTTTCTGCTTCTTTCGCGGCCCTTTCGGATAATTTCGTCATAGCAGACTGCGATGTTGACGCAGCTGACCTTCACCTCGTTTTGAAGCCCGACAAGATAGATTCGCATAGATTTATAAGCGGAAATGTTGCAGTCATTGACAAACTCAGATGCGAAAAATGCGGCAAATGCCTGGAGTTATGCAAATTTGACGCAATAAAAGTCGATCCTTATTCGATGGAGTATTCTGTAGATTCATCCTCATGTGAAGGCTGCGGTGTCTGTGCCCGTTTTTGTCCCTTTGACGCGATAGATTTTCCGGAAAGAGACTGCGGGGAGTGGTATTTATCCTCGGTCAAAGGCGGAAAAATGGTCCACGCCAGGCTGAATGCAGGTGCAGAAAATTCCGGCAAGCTTGTCAGCCTCGTCAGGAAAGTTGCAAGGAAAGAAGCTCAAAAAATGGGATCTGAAATTGTCATCGTCGACGGTCCACCGGGTATAAGCTGTCCTGTCATTGCTTCTGTAACAGGAGCTGACGCCGTTTTAGCCGTCACAGAACCTACAATTTCGGGAGAAAGCGACCTAATCCGCGTAGCGGATCTCGTGAGGCATTTTAAAATCCCTCTTTTCATCTGCGTCAATAAATGGGATATAAACCAGGAAAAATCAATGGCAATTGAGAGCTATTCGGCAAAGACAGGAGCCTTTTTTTGCGGTAAAATACCATACGATAAAAAAGTCGTTGAAGCTCAAATAAAAGGTTTAACTGTTGTAGAAATGCGGGACAGTTATGCAGGTGAAGAAATAAAAAAAATTTGGGAGATTTTATGCAGGCAAATCCTATGA
- a CDS encoding ATP-binding protein, translated as MTIAVASGKGGTGKTTVSVAMALSTERNVSLLDCDVEEPNAGLFLKLGQIKSEEVSVVVPSVIEDKCTHCGLCADFCNFNALAVTENKVIVFEDLCHSCGGCFLVCPVDAFQENNSVIGKLEIAETGNLRFARGILDVGKAMSPPLIRAVKKHLSKDRLNIIDCPPGNSCPMTTAVKGSDYVILVTEPTPFGLHDLTLAQEVLKEMDIPVGVVVNRHGNEFRGIEEFCERENIEILMKIKEERKIAEACSRGGNIFDVRPEMKEVFNGVLGKIESYARDSKK; from the coding sequence ATGACCATAGCAGTAGCTTCGGGAAAAGGAGGGACAGGCAAGACGACCGTGTCGGTTGCCATGGCTCTTTCGACAGAAAGGAATGTCTCGCTTCTGGATTGCGATGTTGAAGAACCAAACGCCGGGTTGTTTTTAAAGCTCGGTCAGATAAAAAGCGAAGAAGTGTCTGTTGTAGTCCCTTCTGTAATTGAGGACAAATGCACTCATTGCGGCTTGTGCGCAGATTTCTGCAACTTCAACGCTCTCGCTGTGACAGAAAACAAGGTCATTGTTTTTGAAGATTTGTGTCACAGTTGCGGTGGATGTTTTCTTGTCTGCCCGGTGGATGCTTTCCAAGAAAATAATTCTGTCATAGGAAAACTTGAAATTGCCGAAACTGGTAATTTGCGTTTTGCCAGAGGAATTCTAGACGTGGGAAAAGCGATGTCTCCTCCTCTTATACGGGCTGTCAAAAAGCACCTTTCAAAAGATAGGCTTAACATCATAGATTGTCCTCCGGGTAATTCCTGCCCGATGACCACGGCTGTGAAAGGTTCTGATTATGTGATACTCGTGACCGAACCGACTCCGTTTGGACTGCACGATTTAACCCTCGCCCAGGAAGTTTTGAAAGAAATGGATATACCCGTTGGCGTCGTGGTCAACAGACATGGAAACGAATTCAGGGGAATTGAAGAATTCTGCGAAAGGGAGAATATTGAAATACTCATGAAAATAAAAGAGGAAAGAAAAATAGCCGAAGCTTGTTCAAGGGGCGGAAATATTTTCGACGTCAGGCCTGAAATGAAAGAGGTTTTCAACGGCGTTTTGGGAAAAATTGAAAGTTACGCGAGAGATTCCAAGAAATGA
- a CDS encoding NifB/NifX family molybdenum-iron cluster-binding protein translates to MKIALTCAGNDLSSPLDQRFGRAENFIVYNLDDGTFTVVDNKQNADAAGGAGVQSAQMIAKSGASALITGHTGPKAFQVLQSSGVKIYHSNAKSVAEAIEEFKGGKLKPAEDSDVNSHWV, encoded by the coding sequence TTGAAAATCGCTTTGACTTGCGCGGGGAACGACCTCAGTTCCCCGCTTGACCAGAGATTCGGAAGGGCTGAAAATTTTATAGTCTACAACTTGGATGACGGCACTTTCACTGTCGTCGACAACAAACAGAATGCCGACGCAGCAGGCGGCGCTGGGGTGCAGTCAGCTCAGATGATAGCTAAATCAGGCGCTTCTGCTTTGATAACAGGACATACGGGACCCAAGGCTTTTCAAGTCCTTCAAAGCTCGGGTGTAAAAATCTATCATTCAAACGCGAAAAGCGTTGCTGAAGCGATCGAAGAGTTCAAAGGAGGAAAACTAAAACCCGCTGAAGATTCAGACGTGAATTCGCATTGGGTATGA
- a CDS encoding DUF5320 domain-containing protein produces the protein MPGGNGTGPLGGGPMTGRRMGYCAGYSVPGYMNGSYWGGGGGWGSRGRGFRRMFYATGVSGWMRFGFNNNPSVALSEKDALKNTAESLKSQLDEINKKLSELEGDN, from the coding sequence ATGCCTGGTGGAAACGGAACAGGACCTTTAGGAGGTGGACCAATGACTGGCAGAAGAATGGGTTATTGCGCCGGTTATTCAGTTCCTGGATATATGAACGGATCTTATTGGGGAGGCGGTGGCGGTTGGGGATCCAGAGGAAGAGGTTTCAGAAGAATGTTTTACGCAACAGGTGTCTCCGGGTGGATGCGTTTCGGGTTCAACAATAATCCCTCTGTTGCGTTGAGTGAAAAAGACGCTCTTAAAAACACCGCAGAATCCCTGAAGTCTCAGCTCGATGAAATAAACAAAAAGCTGAGCGAACTCGAGGGGGATAATTGA